The Synchiropus splendidus isolate RoL2022-P1 chromosome 1, RoL_Sspl_1.0, whole genome shotgun sequence genome includes a window with the following:
- the akna gene encoding microtubule organization protein AKNA has protein sequence MATRTRTKMTTGVLFWTPAPTCSSPTSSVGSEEEWEHEDDFDTQMDDNGIIGLTDAVGAARLEDFHDQLDLQCEPDFLKPEESDPGAIDEPVVFFGREDDCLESVVNNGDKNTDEILGPATKDHFPTCHPNLSLLGGPAAQHCDTDTSTLTPAHPNISHPKKRPEQPSVISRIPHLPTPRSPLSSSCPAFSTSKPHESRKGSLRKPNFSKVEPRVRFPRGDYKPPKSRLSCGKKSLSPQPLLECTPLADFATESLVKGPCDRPDGGKPSTTVPDQATTLLEQLQEDYNNLLIKYAEAENTIDRLRLEAKVGLNYNFPAPIQSVKSQAANETSKLLSLCFPQAQRADDALHSVSHSNQQGAGSPDSSPATIAQGPQSQLGRELSDILCAQADKFLQQLQVFDDLLKKKKLKSVDQISGFSKLHHGLSSLERSYLTAKNHEKSLQQMGEPVSHFDPDRELEELILLCGQHMDELKKQVEQATPTLPKLEDTVLLAPTSHAKNTRETFHGDSLESTPETVSSDDDDFRLQSIYLKPPNGYEDDEDVNTLSHSSQNHDVWEGSGEEGEAHSSAAVQTEIEFGREGNEVVRCSAHRDAESRHSGSVRPSVENSVGSDFKPKHCDDKQHTGCVKMDSETQSRIEFDPRDSAHTSSAKLLTRKPTSLLLEDSASPSNHPPDSCKEAEAFKSSCCRLDMAAPLSPKTQCRIRKAVSQPDGVISPETDSGFVGSDSSRLNLATTAVHHQKVPKRGSPVHLEVEAPGTVTGSSPGLPPRSSSSSRTRSSTAGSGKARRTESPISSPLQWAKKAGVLSDSSEFEMESDQPPSLSADGQDDQFHERFMLGCVSSQSSTSVTLHRHDNVLKAVGCHQVEDCKDVVRNLQVEVDRLRDKIKSSLKQTGQLPALMSGPSKTSTPRQRSKTRWSDTSGEEVRFDCDESKMKSPRKHTSKTRSRSASRLKQRHRIMSSSEQELSTHPLLVSRFTQTGAASLTVCSSSQTHRQDPRVSAEELDRRKVQDPPCPRCLCHLSSCFQWPDGGGREPARTASGHCPHCGQCQYSKSTETDGHPGRDSSGHSRSTPAGPQDKERHTHAPPFVQCVPVCPPSVLLYPNLQPVFMSPASKGDAPSGVKVHHAFKSKSVRRAPSSGEQSFLEDSLDRAVRAAQKMKRRSRHIVRSLASDLQHQDLLSHSCSF, from the exons ATGGCAACCAGGACTCGAACTAAAATGACAACAGGGGTTTTGTTTTGGACCCCAGCACCCACCTGTAGCTCACCTACCAGCTCCGTGGGGTCTGAAGAAGAATGGGAGCACGAAGATGACTTTGATACCCAGATGGATGATAACGGCATCATTGGGTTGACGGACGCTGTCGGGGCGGCTCGACTCGAGGATTTCCATGATCAGTTGGATCTTCAATGTGAGCCCGATTTCCTCAAGCCGGAGGAGTCAGATCCTGGTGCGATAGATGAGCCTGTGGTCTTTTTTGGGAGGGAGGATGACTGTCTAGAGAGTGTGGTGAATAATGGAGACAAGAACACAGACGAGATCTTGGGTCCTGCCACAAAAGATCACTTCCCAACATGCCACCCTAACCTGAGTCTTCTGGGAGGCCCTGCTGCTCAACACTGTGATACTGACACTTCTACGCTCACGCCTGCTCATCCTAATATTTCACATCCAAAGAAGCGTCCTGAACAACCCTCGGTCATCTCAAGAATTCCTCACCTACCAACACCCCGGAGTCCTCTTTCATCCTCCTGTCCTGCCTTTTCCACTTCTAAACCTCACGAGTCAAG AAAGGGGAGCCTCCGGAAACCAAACTTCTCCAAGGTTGAACCCAGAGTCCGCTTCCCGAGAGGTGATTACAAGCCGCCCAAGAGCAGGCTGAGCTGTGGGAAGAAATCGCTCTCACCGCAGCCTTTGTTGGAGTGTACGCCCCTTGCTGACTTTGCAACAGAGAGCCTGGTGAAAGGGCCCTGCGACAGACCCGACGGTGGTAAACCGTCCACCACTGTTCCCGACCAGGCCACGACATTACTGGAGCAGCTCCAG GAAGACTACAACAACCTGCTGATTAAATATGCTGAGGCGGAGAACACTATTGATCGTCTGCGTCTGGAAGCCAAG GTGGGCCTCAACTATAACTTCCCAGCACCAATTCAGTCCGTGAAGTCTCAAGCAGCCAACGAAACCTCCAAGCTCCTGTCGCTGTGTTTCCCTCAAGCACAAAGAGCCGACGATGCACTTCATTCAGTCTCACACTCCAACCAGCAAG GAGCTGGTTCCCCCGATTCTTCACCCGCCACAATTGCTCAAGGCCCTCAATCTCAGCTGGGACGGGAGCTGTCCGACATACTCTGCGCTCAGGCCGACAAGTTTCTCCAGCAG ttgcagGTTTTCGATGACcttctgaagaagaaaaagctcAAATCTGTGGATCAGATCTCG GGTTTCTCCAAACTGCACCATGGTCTCTCCTCTCTGGAAAGGAGTTACCTTACTGCCAAGAACCATGAGAAATCCTTGCAGCAGATGGGAGAACCAGTCAGCCACTTTGATCCGGACCG GGAGTTGGAGGAGCTGATTCTTCTGTGTGGGCAGCACATGGATGAGCTGAAGAAGCAGGTGGAGCAGGCCACGCCAACACTGCCCAAGTTAGAGGACACTGTGCTGTTAGCACCTACTTCTCACGCAAAG AACACACGGGAAACTTTCCATGGTGATTCACTTGAGTCGACTCCTGAGACAGTGAGCTCTGACGATGACGATTTTAGGCTACAATCTATCTACCTCAAACCTCCGAATGgatatgaagatgatgaagatgtaaACACGCTGTCACACAG CTCTCAGAACCACGACGTCTGGGAAGGATCTGGCGAGGAAGGAGAAGCCCATTCATCTGCAGCTGTCCAGACTGAAATAGAGTTTGGGCGTGAGGGGAATGAAGTTGTCAGATGTTCTGCACACCGTGATGCAGAGTCCAGGCACAGCGGAAGTGTGCGCCCAAGTGTGGAAAATTCAGTGGGAAGTGATTTTAAACCCAAACACTGTGACGACAAGCAACATACTGGATGTGTGAAAATGGATTCTGAAACGCAAAG CCGGATTGAATTTGACCCACGGGACTCAGCTCACACCTCCTCAGCCAAACTGCTAACCAGAAAACCTACCTCTCTGCTACTTGAGGATTCTGCTTCTCCCTCGAATCATCCTCCTGACAGCTGCAAGGAAGCAGAAGCCTTTAAATCGTCCTGCTGCAGACTGGATATGGCTGCGCCACTGAGTCCAAAAACACAATGTAGAATAAGAAAGGCCGTTTCCCAG CCGGACGGCGTCATCTCCCCAGAGACGGACAGTGGGTTTGTGGGTTCAGATAGCAGTCGACTCAATCTTGCTACTACTGCTGTTCACCACCAGAAGGTGCCAAAACG TGGCTCTCCAGTCCATCTGGAGGTTGAGGCACCGGGGACAGTGACGGGGTCATCTCCAGGCCTTCCCCCTCGTTCCTCTTCATCCAGCAGAACACGGTCTTCCACCGCAGGCTCTGGAAAAGCCAGGAGAACAGAAAGTCCCATTTCCTCTCCTTTACAATGGGCGAAAAAAGCTGGGGTTCTGAGCGACTCCTCTGAGTTTGAGATGGAGAGTGACCAAC CACCCAGCCTTTCTGCTGATGGTCAGGATGACCAGTTTCATGAACGCTTCATGTTAGGGTGTGTGTCCTCCCAGAGCTCCACCTCCGTCACTCTGCATCGCCATGACAATGTTCTAAAAGCTGTTGGCTGCCATCAGGTGGAGGACTGCAA aGATGTGGTTCGCAACCTGCAGGTGGAAGTGGACCGATTAcgggacaaaataaaaagctctcTGAAGCAGACAGGCCAACTCCCTGCTCTGATGTCTGGCCCGTCGAAAACTTCCACACCGCGTCAAAG GTCTAAAACCAGATGGAGTGATACTAGTGGAGAAGAAGTGAGATTTGATTGTGATGAGTCCAAGATGAAAAGTCCAAGGAAACACACGAGCAAAACCAGATCACGATCTGCATCCAGACTCAAACAGCGACATCGCATCA TGAGCTCCTCGGAACAGGAGCTCTCCACCCACCCACTACTGGTGTCAAGATTCACTCAGACGGGTGCAGCTTCACTCaccgtctgcagcagcagccagacacACA GGCAGGATCCTCGCGTGTCTGCTGAAGAACTCGATCGACGGAAAGTTCAAGACCCTCCTTGTCCACGCTGTTTGTGTCATCTCTCATCATGTTTTCAAT GGCCAGATGGTGGCGGTAGAGAGCCGGCTCGCACCGCCTCTGGTCACTGCCCTCATTGTGGACAGTGTCAGTATTCTAAAAGCACTGAGACAG ATGGTCACCCAGGCAGAGATTCCTCGGGTCACAGCCGGTCCACACCTGCTGGGCCTCAGGACAAAGAGCGACACACTCACGCTCCTCCATTTGTGCAGTGTGTTCCAGTGTGTCCACCGTCAGTGCT GTTGTACCCGAACCTCCAACCCGTTTTTATGTCTCCTGCCAGCAAAGGTGACGCTCCCTCAGGGGTCAAAGTTCACCATGCGTTTAAGAGCAAGAGCGTGAGACGCGCTCCGTCTTCAGGTGAGCAAAGCTTCCTGGAGGACTCTCTGGACCGAGCCGTGCGAGCAGCTCAGAAGATGAAGCGCAGGTCCAGACACATTGTGCGTTCTCTGGCTTCGGACCTGCAGCACCAGGACCTGCtgtctcactcctgctccttctgA